GCTGCGCTGGTCGGACGCCCTGCCGGCCACGCCGGTGCGGCCGGGCAAGGGCCCGCTGGCGCTGCGGGTGCGGCTGGACGACGACTCGGGCTTCTCGCTCACCGAGCAGGGCACCCAGAAGAAGCTGGCCGTGTACTGCGTGCGCGACCCGGCCGAGATCCCCGGCGTGGCCCGGCTCGGACCCGACCCGCTGGACGCCGCCTTCACCGCCGACGTGCTGGCCGGCATCCTGGCCGCGCACGGCCGTCAGCAGCTCAAGGGGGTGCTGCGCGACCAGTCCGTCATCGCGGGGATCGGCAACGCCTACTCCGACGAGATCCTGCACGCGGCCCGGCTGTCGCCGTTCAAGCCGGCCGGCGGCCTCACTGCCGAGGAGCTGCAGCGGCTGTACGCAGCCCTGCGTGAGACGCTCACCGACGCGGTGGCGCGGTCGGTGGGGTTGGCCACGGGCGACCTCAAGGCGGAGAAGAAGAGCGGCCTGCGCGTGCACGGCCGGACCGGACTGCCCTGCCCGGTCTGCGGCGACACCGTCCGGGAGGTGTCCTTCGCCGACTCGGCGCTGCAGTACTGCGCCACCTGTCAGACCGGGGGCAAGCCGCTGGCCGACCGGCGGCTGTCCCGGCTGCTCAAGTAGCGCGCGCCGGTCGCCCGCTGTCGCCGTCCGTCTGTAGCCTTATCGGGCTGTATCGCAGAGGACCGATACAGGCTGAGAGAAGGTGAGACGTGGACCCGGTCCGCAACCCGTACGCCCCCGGTGCCGGCCAGCGGCCGCCCGAGCTGGCCGGGCGGGACCGCGAGCTCGACCAGTTCGCCGTCGTCCTCGAGCGGGTGGCGCTGGGCCGGCCCGAGCGCAGCCTGGTGCTCACCGGTCTGCGCGGGGTCGGCAAGACCGTGCTGCTCAACGCGCTGCGCTCGCAGGCCATCAGCCGGGCCTGGGCCACCGGCAAGATCGAGGCCCGCGGCGACCAGTCGCTGCGCCGCCCGGTCGCGTCGGCCGTGTACGCCGCGATCCGGGAGATCGGCGCCCGGCACCGGGGTGAGGAGCGGGTCCGCGGCTTCCT
The Actinomycetes bacterium genome window above contains:
- a CDS encoding DNA-formamidopyrimidine glycosylase family protein — protein: MPELPEVESLVAFLREHAVGRVVARVDVAAISALKTYDPPVTSLQGLTITEVSRRGKFLDLDVDGLHLVLHLARAGWLRWSDALPATPVRPGKGPLALRVRLDDDSGFSLTEQGTQKKLAVYCVRDPAEIPGVARLGPDPLDAAFTADVLAGILAAHGRQQLKGVLRDQSVIAGIGNAYSDEILHAARLSPFKPAGGLTAEELQRLYAALRETLTDAVARSVGLATGDLKAEKKSGLRVHGRTGLPCPVCGDTVREVSFADSALQYCATCQTGGKPLADRRLSRLLK